In Bos taurus isolate L1 Dominette 01449 registration number 42190680 breed Hereford chromosome 13, ARS-UCD2.0, whole genome shotgun sequence, the DNA window catggcattctccagacaggaatactgaagagtgttgccagtcccttctccaggggatcttctggacccaggagtcgaacccaggtcaccagcattgccggtggattctttaccatctaagccattgGGGAAGGCTAGTATCTACCATGGTGATGTCCCACAGAGTCATTCTTCTGCCCCACAATCCTCTGAGCTCCTGGGTTTCTGTGTCCTGCCCACAGGAGGCCTGGGCATGGCAGCCCCTTCCCCAAGCTGGGGATCCCCAAGGTTCCTTGGCTGTGAACAGAAACCCTCTCAATTTCTACCTCTGCTCGTGGCAGCTTCCTCAGCCATGTCCtgtgtgagagttgggccataaaggaggctgagcaccgaagaatttatgctttcaaactggtgctggagaagactcttaagtcccttggactgcaaggagatccaaccagtcagtcctaaaggaaatcaaccctgaatattcattggaaagactgatgctgaaacagaagctccaatactttggccacttgatgcaaagagtcgaattattggaaaagaccctgagggtgggaaggattgaaggcaggaggagaagggggagacagaagatgaaatggttagataacatcactaactcaatggacatgaatttgtgctaactctgggagatggtgaaggacaggggagcctggcgtgctgcagtccatgtagccgcaaagagtcggacgtgacagtgacttaacagcaacagcatAAATGTAGCATTTAGTTAGAGAAAAAGTTTTTGGTTACACACAGTGCCTGGTGCTGTGAAATGCATTCACCACAGGCGCTGAGGAGCTGGGAGCTGGCAGGGGAGTCAGGCAGACAGAGGCTGAGACTGCATGTCTGTACTTGAGAAGTCTGGGTGTTCTTGTGGAGACTGAAACATTGAATGAACGTTGACCAGGACCAGCTGCTAATTTGCCGGGCCCAGTGCAGAGTGAGGATGGGAGGGCCCTGCTGCAAGTTCATTAGGAATTTCAAGATGGCGCCAGCACAACAGGAAAGCAAGTGGGGCCTCGGAGTACGGGACCTGTGTGCCAACGAGGGTCACCTGCAGGGACCCCAGACTCAAATATCACTGCTGTTGAGCAAGGAATGGGCATGCAAGCTAGAGCCTGGTCCAGACCTGCTCACGGTTGGGATGAGGCATTGAGGGGACATCTTCCCTGGAGCCACCATCCCGCCATGTGGGCAAAGGCTGGCGTGGGAGAGATGGTGGGAAATCAGGGTGCCCGCATCCCTTTCCCTGCAGTCAGTTTCCTGTGCTCCCAAGGAGGCAGAGGGTGGCTCCCTGGGTAGGAATTCACCCTCTGGAGCCCGGAGAGAAACCAAGAAGGCTTGGTTTCTATTAGGGCCATGATGAGGGCCCACGACTCCAGCTTCCTTTGGGAGCAGAGAGAAGCACGCTGACTTCCCCAGCTCCAAAGGCCCTCCTGCCTGCAGGCTTTCTGGAAAGTTCGCCTCTGGTCCTGAGAGCCACACACTCCCTGGCATCCTGGCTGCCGAACACAGAGGGACCTGGAGACTCTGAGGACCAGAGCAGCAATGGATGCCAGCAGATGGCAGAGGCGCCAGGCCAGGCGGCAGACAGTCGCGTTGTGCTGGAATGGGGCCGAGGACAGGAGTCCTAACCTTCTGGGTTCTAAGTGAGTCCATTCAGAGGATGGATGAGATGCAGGAAACCATGTCAGGAGCCTGCTGATGAAGTTCAAAAGGGCCTCTTACTATTATCATCGAGTTCTCTTTCCTGGGGCAAAGCTCTGTGTTTCCCAGTCTTGCACCGCCCACACTCATTGAAGCAACGGGCTCAATCaatattcagtaaatgttcatttttttaaaaagttgaattaaaaaaaaaactcagtaaaaTCACCCTTGAAAAGATGAGGATactgataaaataaaatgaggtgaTTCTAAGCAATAACACTACTTTTTACAAAAGATGATTAAAGTACCAGATAAAATGACCATGAAATGCTGGCCTTTGTTTCTTGTGAGAAACTGGAtctaggctaaaaaaaaaaaaaaaaaaacaaactccaatGCTTGGGTATAGTTTACGACTAGAATTCAGCTTTTatttaatgtcttttaaaaaattcatcccTTTAATAGTCCAAATGAAGTTTGCTTGGTTTTATGTAAGTGAAATACCCAGACACCAGCAGGTTTTCCTGGAGAGGGCCCAGGACTTACGGCCTGGACACTGGTTCCCATTCACTCCAGGCTGGAAAGCTGGGCACTGGATGTGGCCTTAAATCTCCGGCCTTCCCTGTTCAGTGGCTCGGCCAGTCTGTGGATCTCAGATGTCTCTTTCTCCATGTGGTCCTCTCCCCTCAGTAGGAACAGTGATGAAACAGAGTGAGAGGAATGAGAAGCTGTGGGACCAGGACTCAGAAAAACAGAGAACACCCTAGAACTTTGTCTAGTGCATTTTTCATCCATCCACAGAGACTCCTCAGGGTGGGAAGAGGGGCAAGGCTCAGCGTGCTCCATTCCTTGTATGTTCCTCCCATGGACGAAAAGGAGTTTGCATTTCTCCATTGgtctcactggggcttcccaggtggctctagtggtaaagaacccgcctgccaatgcaggagacagaagagacgtgggTCTATCCCTGGGTccgaaagatcctctggaggaggaaatggcaacccactccagtgttcttgcctggagagtcccttggacagaggagcctggtgggctacagtccagagggtcgcacagagtcgaacacgactgagcacgcatgcaggcATCTCTCACCCAGGGCCAGCCTCTGGTCAGGATCGAGTCCCCATGGCCTAGGTTAGGATTTCAGGGACGGCCACTGCCCCTTGGATCTGACCTGTGCCCACTCCTTGGTTTTCTCCGGTGTCCTCGCACTGGGGGAGGAAAAGCATAGCTGAGTACTTTCCTGTGTCCTCCCCACAGGCTTACGTCCTGTTGGGACAGTTCCTCCTGATGCACAAGAGGGAAGCCGAGTTTCAGAAGTGGCTGATCTGTTGCTGCGGAGCCACCGAGTTTGAGGCCCGGGAGTGTTCCAACTGTCTGAAGGAATGGTGCTCCTGCTTCCTGTAGACCCAGCCTGGCCCTGAGCCGCCTCCCGGAAAACAATGCCACTGCATCGACCCCGGGCTCCAAGTCGTTATTTCTCTTTTCCACTTTATTGACACAGGTTTGTTATAAAAAGCAGCTCAAGAGAATAAAAGAGGACAAACACAAGCACGGTGACCTCCGGATTCC includes these proteins:
- the BANF2 gene encoding barrier-to-autointegration factor-like protein, with the protein product MDHMSPRLRAFLSEPIGEKDVAWVDGISHELAINLVTKGFNKAYVLLGQFLLMHKREAEFQKWLICCCGATEFEARECSNCLKEWCSCFL